ATCTGAAAAGTCTGCTACTGACCGGTCGGTATGTTCCAGTGAATGCTCTAGCCGTTTGATTTTTTGAATAAATTATCGTCAACCGACCGGTCAGCTTTCTTTAAGTTAGGACTATTCAAGTGGCCTCTCTGAGAAATTGGCGGCAAGGTGTAATGCGTGCTGCAAGAGAGTTAAATTTTGAACGTAACGCAGCGTTGCATATGTAACATGTCTGGCACAGTGTATCCTTTGGAGACACTATTGACGAAATTGTGCTGATTCATTCCAGAATCGAGCTTCTATCTCACGCAAAATCAAGCGTTGCAAAATTTGCCTGCCGCCTCCAAGACGGCATCACTGTTGCACGGGCAATGTAACAATTGTTAAGAAAAGGAAAAATCACCGATAAATCGCCCGGCGTAAAGCCTCTCACGTTGCAGCTTAAACGCAATACATCCAACCTTCCGCAAGTCTTTTAAGTTTTATAAAACCAATTATCTCAAGGAGGCCGTTATGGCAGTCAAAGGTGAACTCTCGGTGTGGAATCATGAAAACACACAATTGGAGGGCCCGCGCGGGAATAAGAGCAGCTTGGTTTTCGAATATGAGCATGAAGTGTACATGCCGTTCGATCGCGAAGACAACAAGCTGCAAGGCACCCGGCGCATCGACGCTTTCAGCGTGACCAAGGAAATCGACAAGCTGACTCCCCAGCTTTACGAGATCGTGTGCAAAGGCCGCAATTGCAAGAAAGTGCAGATCAGCCTTTATCGCATTGCGAAGGATGGCGGCGATGAGGAGGAGTATTTTCGCTATATCCTCGAAGACGCCAAAATCATTTCCGTGCGCAATCACATGCCGATCACGAAATACGAACAAAACGAAAACATCGGCCATTTGGAAACAGTGCGCTTTCTGGCAAAATCATTTTCCTGGCAATATATCGAAGGCGGCGTCGAATACACCGAAGTTTCCGGGCTCTCGGCGTAATATGTGCCGGGAGAAACTTACATAGCTTGACGCTTTACACTTTACGCCTTGCACGCTGTGTAACGTGTAAGGTGTAAAGTGCAAGGCAAATGGCGCAACACACATGGAAAATCTCAGTCTGTATGATTTGCTCGTGGGCGGTTTTATGTTGCGGGGAGATGATCCATTGCAGGGCGGGCATGCATTGGAAGATATGCCGGAGGATGAGAAGCTCCGGTTGAGCATCGCAGAAAATCTGACGATGTTGCTGCAAACGCGGCGCGGCTCTGTGATGCACCTGCCTGATTTCGGCATTCCGGATATTTTGCAGGTCTATCAAGATGCCGGCTGCTCGCTGGACCCCGTGCGCACGCTGGTGCGAGAGACGATCTTGAAATACGAGCCGCGCATCAGCGAAGTTAAAGTGCAAAAAGAATTTTTCGATCCCAACAGCATGCGCATCTCCTTGCGCATTTTGGCGACCATCAAAGAAGCCAATCAACGCGAAATCCTGCTTACCGAATTTTCCACCACCGGTTGGGCCAAAGTCTTATTCGAACGAGACACCAAGCATGAGCCACGAGCCTGAGGACCGCATTCAGCGCTATTTCGAGCGGGAATACAATTATTTGCAGACAGCCGGCGAAGAGTTTGCAAAGAAACATGTGGACCTGGGTAGCAAGCTCAAGCTCACCGAGCGCCAACGGAAAGACCCGTTTGTCGAACGGTTGTTCGAAGGCTTTGCCTTTCTCGCCGGCCGAATTCATGAACGTCTAGACGACGAACTGCCAGAAATTACCGGCGGTTTGTTGGAACAACTGTTCCCACATTTCTTGCGGCCGTTCCCCTCATGCGCCATTTTGGAAGCCAAGCCCCGTTTAGGCGTCGTTACCAAACCGGTGATCATTGCGCGCGGCAGCGAGATTCAAACGCCGCCGGGCAAAGCCAGAATCAAATACAAAACGCCTGCCGGCACGCAAGAATTGTCGCGTGACATCGAAAAAGAAGAACCCGCGGAATTTATCTTTCGCACCACGCAGATACTCGTGGTCCGGCCCATGCGTTTGCGCGAGGTGCGCGTGGAAGAAGCGCCGGAAGCGGCCTCCGCGCTGATTCTGCAGTTTCAGCTCGACCGCAATGTAACCTATGACGCGCTTGATTTACAGCGCTTGCGCCTGTATTTGCACGGCGCTGATTCGCTGAAATACAATCTTTTGCTCTATCTCACGAAATATGCGAAAACATTGGCCGTGCGCGAACTTGCTAACCCGCAAGCCGCATTTCAAAAGATCGACAGCTTCCGCATAGGCATCCCGGAGTTATCGTGGGAAACTGAAGAAGAGTTGTCACTTCTACCGTATGCCCGTCAGATTTTTACGGGCTATCGCTTGTTGCAGGAATATTTCGCGTTTCCTCAGCGCTTTTTTTTCGTTGATATTGAAGGTTTGCAGCAATTCAAAGCCTCACGTAAT
This portion of the Cytophagia bacterium CHB2 genome encodes:
- the tssF gene encoding type VI secretion system baseplate subunit TssF encodes the protein MSHEPEDRIQRYFEREYNYLQTAGEEFAKKHVDLGSKLKLTERQRKDPFVERLFEGFAFLAGRIHERLDDELPEITGGLLEQLFPHFLRPFPSCAILEAKPRLGVVTKPVIIARGSEIQTPPGKARIKYKTPAGTQELSRDIEKEEPAEFIFRTTQILVVRPMRLREVRVEEAPEAASALILQFQLDRNVTYDALDLQRLRLYLHGADSLKYNLLLYLTKYAKTLAVRELANPQAAFQKIDSFRIGIPELSWETEEELSLLPYARQIFTGYRLLQEYFAFPQRFFFVDIEGLQQFKASRNGHPFEVKIVFDRKLARERFPGTENILLNCTPVVNLFDRPTEEVSVTQRM
- the hcp gene encoding type VI secretion system tube protein Hcp, whose translation is MAVKGELSVWNHENTQLEGPRGNKSSLVFEYEHEVYMPFDREDNKLQGTRRIDAFSVTKEIDKLTPQLYEIVCKGRNCKKVQISLYRIAKDGGDEEEYFRYILEDAKIISVRNHMPITKYEQNENIGHLETVRFLAKSFSWQYIEGGVEYTEVSGLSA
- the tssE gene encoding type VI secretion system baseplate subunit TssE, coding for MENLSLYDLLVGGFMLRGDDPLQGGHALEDMPEDEKLRLSIAENLTMLLQTRRGSVMHLPDFGIPDILQVYQDAGCSLDPVRTLVRETILKYEPRISEVKVQKEFFDPNSMRISLRILATIKEANQREILLTEFSTTGWAKVLFERDTKHEPRA